A single region of the Labeo rohita strain BAU-BD-2019 chromosome 3, IGBB_LRoh.1.0, whole genome shotgun sequence genome encodes:
- the LOC127158333 gene encoding G-protein coupled receptor 183 has product MESHLPYGISFSTILRNNLPASNLTANSVNTTNAVSVFEGCEHMMSGIIFDLAVQCFNVIIGIPANILVIANLINTRNEPLTSDIYLGCLAFMDAYFGFMTIISSLNLYHWKSAMAWMALKFSYGVKDTSGPLFLSCVCLDRFIAVLFPIAFGQLKAIKYRIGLTIIVLLLTFAYASAKTVGGIHNFEKVFTGEVLFAFTWMVVCNVAILWALKRSRGAGKDEMNPMKRKAFKMVLSILIIIISNYLPPVAMFPFEDHYPPQVFSCYVQPVGFAFVNISSTIQPLTYLSRLEKVPFLPESCVKKFSCKEKDKPSTE; this is encoded by the coding sequence ATGGAGAGTCATCTACCCTACGGCATAAGTTTCAGCACCATCCTCAGAAACAACCTGCCCGCCTCCAACCTGACAGCCAATTCAGTCAACACGACGAACGCTGTCAGTGTGTTTGAAGGGTGTGAACACATGATGAGTGGTATCATTTTTGACCTCGCTGTACAATGCTTCAACGTGATCATAGGAATACCTGCCAACATCCTGGTCATCGCAAACCTAATAAACACCCGGAATGAGCCTTTAACTTCTGACATCTACCTGGGCTGCCTGGCTTTCATGGATGCCTACTTTGGATTCATGACAATCATATCATCCCTCAATCTCTACCACTGGAAGAGTGCTATGGCTTGGATGGCTTTGAAGTTCTCCTATGGTGTGAAAGACACCAGTGGGCCTCTCTTCCTCTCCTGCGTTTGTCTGGATCGCTTTATAGCCGTTCTCTTCCCCATTGCATTTGGACAGTTGAAGGCCATCAAATACAGGATCGGCCTGACCATCATAGTTCTGCTGCTCACTTTTGCTTATGCTTCGGCTAAAACTGTTGGTGGCATCCACAACTTTGAGAAGGTTTTCACTGGTGAGGTCTTGTTTGCTTTCACCTGGATGGTGGTGTGTAACGTGGCCATCCTCTGGGCCCTGAAACGCTCACGAGGCGCTGGCAAAGATGAGATGAATCCTATGAAAAGAAAGGCCTTTAAGATGGTGCTGTCTATCTTGATCATAATCATAAGCAACTATCTCCCTCCAGTTGCTATGTTCCCCTTTGAAGACCATTATCCACCACAGGTCTTCAGTTGCTATGTGCAGCCAGTGGGCTTTGCCTTTGTAAACATCAGCAGCACTATCCAGCCTTTAACTTACTTGTCCCGCTTAGAGAAAGTACCATTCTTGCCTGAATCTTGTGTGAAGAAGTTTAGCTGCAAGGAAAAAGACAAGCCCTCAACGGAATGA
- the LOC127159371 gene encoding nuclear factor 7, brain, with protein MSASLPEEDLSCPVCCEIFQDPVLLPCSHSFCRSCLEHFWESAILRSCPVCRRKASKKTPPSNRALKNLCEAFLLGRGQGSASGSNILCWRHGEKLKLFCLVDQEPICVVCQASKMHKGHDCSPTEEAALDCKDKMSAAIKELQRKLEVFNKARQSSAITLEHIKNQTQRVEKQMKDEFLKLHQFLYKEEERRLSALKEEEERRVEAVKNRDDDNARRISSLTDMIRAMERALNAEDLTLLQNFKAVIDGTWSTLQDPEGMSGSLLDESKHLGNLKYKVWEKMQAVAPYSPVILDPNTAHPCLTLSDDLTSLWYTTPNQGLPSNPERFHISAEVLGCTAFSSASHSWEIEVGDNEDWILGLASESVKRDQEVPARPENGFWTICLRDGQYRAMASPPTPLKVEKKLQRLLVQLNWDSGEVIFSNPSCQEIVYTFKQVFTEKLLPYFYTQSKHPLRILSKPVLMSA; from the exons ATGTCTGCAAGCCTTCCCGAAGAGGACCTCTCCTGTCCCGTGTGCTGCGAGATCTTCCAGGATCCGGTGCTTTTGCCGTGCAGCCACAGTTTCTGCAGGAGCTGTCTGGAGCACTTCTGGGAGAGCGCGATCCTTCGTAGCTGCCCCGTCTGCAGGAGAAAAGCCTCCAAGAAAACCCCCCCTTCAAACCGGGCCCTTAAAAACCTGTGTGAAGCGTTTCTGCTGGGCAGGGGCCAGGGCAGTGCATCTGGATCAAACATCCTGTGCTGGAGACATGGGGAAAAGCTCAAACTCTTCTGTTTGGTGGATCAGGAGCCCATCTGTGTGGTGTGCCAAGCCTCAAAAATGCACAAAGGTCACGACTGCTCTCCCACGGAAGAGGCGGCTCTGGACTGTAAG GACAAGATGTCTGCTGCCATAAAGGAGCTGCAACGTAAGCTGGAGGTATTCAATAAAGCAAGACAATCTTCAGCCATTACTTTGGAGCACATTAAg AATCAGACCCAGCGGGTTGAGAAACAAATGAAGGATGAGTTTCTCAAGCTCCATCAGTTTCTTTATAAGGAGGAAGAGCGCAGGTTATCGGCACTGAAGGAGGAGGAAGAGCGCAGGGTCGAGGCTGTAAAAAACAGAGATGATGATAACGCACGGAGGATATCGTCTCTTACAGACATGATCAGGGCGATGGAGCGAGCCTTAAACGCTGAAGATTTAACATTGCTGCAG AATTTCAAAGCCGTCATAGACGG AACATGGAGTACATTGCAGGATCCAGAAGGCATGTCTGGATCTTTGTTGGATGAATCGAAACATCTTGGGAATCTAAAGTACAAGGTCTGGGAGAAGATGCAGGCAGTTGCACCTTACA GTCCTGTAATTTTGGACCCAAACACAGCCCACCCTTGCTTGACGCTATCAGATGACCTGACCAGTCTCTGGTATACCACCCCAAACCAAGGTCTCCCCAGTAACCCTGAGCGTTTCCACATCAGTGCAGAGGTGCTGGGCTGTACTGCCTTCAGCTCTGCAAGCCACAGCTGGGAGATCGAGGTTGGTGACAATGAGGACTGGATCTTGGGCTTGGCCAGTGAGAGTGTGAAGAGAGATCAGGAAGTACCTGCAAGACCAGAGAATGGCTTCTGGACCATCTGCCTACGGGACGGGCAATACAGGGCTATGGCATCACCCCCAACTCCTTTAAAAGTGGAGAAGAAACTGCAGAGGCTCTTGGTTCAGCTGAACTGGGACAGTGGAGAGGTGATTTTTTCAAACCCATCATGTCAAGAAATTGTATACACTTTCAAACAGGTCTTTACAGAAAAGTTATTGCCGTACTTCTACACGCAAAGTAAGCATCCTTTGCGGATCCTCTCCAAGCCTGTGTTGATGTCTGCATGA